A single window of Vibrio alfacsensis DNA harbors:
- the yhbY gene encoding ribosome assembly RNA-binding protein YhbY, translated as MNLSTKQKQHLKGLAHSLKPVVLMGANGLTEAVLAEIEIALNHHELIKIKVASEDRETKQLIIDAIVRETGAEKVQTIGKVLVLFRQSEERKIEIPRK; from the coding sequence ATGAACCTAAGCACCAAACAAAAGCAGCACCTTAAAGGCCTGGCTCACAGTTTAAAACCTGTTGTGCTAATGGGCGCAAATGGACTTACAGAAGCCGTGCTAGCAGAAATTGAAATCGCTCTAAACCATCACGAACTGATCAAAATTAAAGTTGCATCAGAAGATCGTGAGACAAAACAGCTAATCATCGACGCTATCGTACGTGAGACGGGCGCTGAAAAAGTTCAGACTATTGGTAAAGTACTTGTACTATTCCGTCAGTCTGAAGAGCGTAAAATCGAAATTCCTCGTAAGTAA
- the greA gene encoding transcription elongation factor GreA: MEKVPMTLRGEQLLRVELERLLKLRPQISEAIAEARELGDLKENAEYHAAREEQGICEAQIRDIEYKLSVAQVIDVTKMDNTGKVIFGSTVTLIDCDTDEEKTYQIVGDDEADIKAGRISVSSPIARGLIGKMEGDEVAIQTPGGAKDFEIDSVEYI; the protein is encoded by the coding sequence ATGGAAAAAGTTCCTATGACACTGCGTGGCGAGCAGCTGCTACGTGTAGAACTAGAACGTCTACTAAAGCTTCGTCCGCAAATTTCAGAAGCAATTGCAGAAGCGCGTGAGCTTGGTGATTTGAAAGAAAACGCGGAATACCACGCTGCACGCGAAGAGCAGGGTATTTGTGAAGCACAGATCCGTGATATTGAATACAAGCTATCTGTTGCTCAAGTTATCGACGTAACTAAAATGGATAACACTGGCAAGGTAATTTTTGGTTCAACAGTGACACTGATTGATTGTGATACTGATGAAGAAAAAACTTACCAAATCGTTGGTGATGATGAAGCAGACATCAAAGCAGGTCGAATTTCAGTAAGCTCACCTATCGCTCGTGGCCTTATTGGTAAAATGGAAGGCGACGAAGTTGCTATCCAAACACCTGGTGGTGCAAAAGATTTCGAAATCGACAGCGTTGAATACATCTAA
- a CDS encoding peptidoglycan DD-metalloendopeptidase family protein, translated as MHSIFVRLPLLHKVLIGLFSALIIFALFFLPDPQDLDPQQSRLQVGQHYSVPISIESPVRSESSSLPTVLRWETYKIKNGESAAVLFNRVGLSPRLLHDLITSDKEIKDQLTRLRPGDQLKFGFDENNDFIQLKRKLNAIETFRITLQGDKYVSEMDKKEVDHQYNYAEATIESNFWEAGLASGLNANQIMELAGIFGWDIDFALDIRKNDSFRVLYQEEVVEGDVIGRGKIIAAVFKNQGDTFTAILDEKSGKYYDENGRAMKKAFLRAPLDFRRVTSNFNPRRLHPVTGKVRPHRGTDYAAPVGTPIWAAGDGIVQKSAYNKFNGNYVFIKHSNTYITKYLHLTKRLVKTGQRVKQGQTIGTLGGTGRVTGPHLHYEFLVNGVHKNARTVKLPQSKSLTGKAKQTFMANAKISMAKLDRYSKLLAMK; from the coding sequence ATGCATTCAATTTTTGTCAGACTTCCACTCTTGCATAAAGTATTGATCGGCTTGTTTAGTGCCCTCATCATCTTTGCACTATTCTTTTTGCCTGATCCGCAAGACCTCGACCCGCAGCAAAGCCGCCTTCAAGTCGGTCAGCATTACTCGGTACCAATTTCTATCGAATCCCCAGTAAGAAGTGAGTCCTCCAGTCTTCCAACTGTCCTACGCTGGGAGACTTACAAAATCAAAAATGGTGAGAGTGCCGCGGTCTTATTCAATCGCGTCGGTTTGTCTCCGCGCCTCTTGCATGACTTGATTACTTCTGACAAAGAAATTAAAGACCAACTCACTCGTCTACGCCCAGGAGACCAACTGAAGTTCGGGTTTGATGAGAACAACGACTTTATTCAGCTAAAACGTAAATTGAATGCTATTGAGACATTCCGTATTACGTTGCAAGGTGATAAATACGTCTCTGAAATGGATAAAAAAGAGGTGGATCACCAATATAACTATGCGGAAGCGACCATTGAGTCGAATTTCTGGGAAGCGGGGCTCGCTTCAGGATTAAACGCAAATCAAATTATGGAACTGGCAGGTATCTTTGGTTGGGACATCGACTTTGCACTAGACATTCGTAAAAATGACTCTTTTCGAGTGCTTTACCAAGAAGAAGTGGTTGAGGGTGACGTGATTGGCCGTGGTAAAATTATTGCGGCGGTATTTAAAAACCAAGGTGACACGTTCACAGCCATTTTAGATGAGAAAAGCGGCAAGTACTACGATGAAAATGGTCGAGCAATGAAGAAAGCATTCTTGCGGGCACCACTGGATTTCCGCCGAGTCACGTCAAACTTCAACCCTCGTCGCCTCCATCCTGTTACAGGAAAAGTTCGCCCTCACCGAGGCACTGATTATGCCGCTCCCGTTGGCACACCGATCTGGGCAGCTGGTGACGGTATCGTACAAAAGTCAGCGTACAACAAGTTCAACGGTAACTATGTCTTTATCAAACATAGCAATACCTATATTACCAAGTACTTGCACTTGACTAAGCGACTCGTAAAAACAGGCCAACGCGTAAAGCAAGGCCAAACCATCGGTACATTGGGCGGCACAGGTCGCGTAACAGGACCGCATTTACACTACGAGTTCCTTGTCAATGGCGTACACAAAAATGCCAGAACGGTTAAATTACCACAGTCAAAATCTCTGACAGGCAAAGCAAAACAAACGTTCATGGCAAACGCTAAAATCAGCATGGCAAAACTGGACCGTTACAGCAAGTTGCTCGCAATGAAATAA
- a CDS encoding efflux RND transporter periplasmic adaptor subunit, with translation MSGFSFGRHIVGRPWLVSLTLIIILAVWLAMGQLNAQDDPPPSSSTPSSQSDETPVAKVMFDTFFAQSTSKTIELYGRTAPNRQARLGAEVAGKIVQLNVKKGQTVKQGQVIANIDERDLDIQLKRAKAMLSVKEKEFKAAQSLKNRGLQGEVAFATAQAALVDARANLSNVETALKNTKVRAPFNGILDHKFIEVGDFVGVGDPIATVIDLEKLIIEADVSERHIHYLKEGQKADIRTIDKVHHEGNIRYIGRVSSSSTNTFPIEIEIDNSQHDMSAGISAEATLALSEVSAIKVTAAMLALDEEGNLGIKTLRDQRVHFIPIQLVKAENDGVWLSGLGEQVDIIILGQGFARDGDLVMATKVSDITDAANQQ, from the coding sequence ATGTCAGGATTTTCCTTTGGACGACATATTGTCGGGCGTCCATGGCTTGTTTCTCTTACTCTGATTATTATTCTTGCTGTGTGGCTCGCAATGGGTCAGCTAAATGCGCAAGATGATCCGCCTCCATCTTCGTCAACACCATCCTCCCAATCTGACGAAACTCCCGTCGCTAAAGTGATGTTTGATACTTTTTTCGCTCAGTCCACCAGTAAAACCATAGAGCTCTATGGTCGTACTGCCCCGAATCGTCAAGCGCGTTTAGGAGCGGAAGTGGCAGGGAAAATCGTTCAGTTAAATGTCAAGAAAGGCCAAACAGTAAAGCAAGGGCAAGTTATTGCCAATATTGATGAGCGTGATCTGGATATTCAACTCAAGCGTGCTAAAGCCATGCTGAGCGTAAAAGAAAAAGAGTTCAAAGCTGCACAATCTCTTAAAAATCGAGGCTTACAAGGCGAAGTTGCATTTGCGACAGCTCAAGCGGCATTAGTGGATGCGAGAGCTAACTTGAGTAATGTTGAGACTGCGCTTAAAAATACGAAAGTAAGAGCGCCATTTAACGGCATTCTCGACCACAAGTTTATTGAGGTAGGAGACTTTGTTGGTGTCGGCGACCCTATTGCCACAGTGATTGATTTAGAAAAGTTGATCATTGAGGCCGACGTCAGTGAGCGTCACATTCATTACCTTAAAGAGGGGCAAAAGGCCGATATTCGCACCATTGATAAAGTTCATCATGAGGGGAATATTCGTTACATCGGTCGAGTTTCCTCTTCTTCTACGAATACATTCCCGATTGAAATCGAAATCGATAACAGTCAACACGATATGTCAGCAGGCATCAGTGCCGAAGCTACCCTAGCGCTAAGTGAGGTCTCTGCAATTAAAGTGACTGCAGCAATGTTGGCATTGGATGAGGAGGGAAACCTAGGCATCAAAACCTTGCGTGATCAACGTGTTCACTTTATCCCGATTCAACTCGTCAAAGCAGAAAATGATGGGGTTTGGTTATCTGGGTTGGGCGAACAAGTGGATATTATCATCTTGGGGCAAGGCTTTGCTCGAGATGGCGATCTTGTCATGGCGACCAAGGTGAGTGACATCACTGACGCTGCCAATCAACAATAA
- the glmM gene encoding phosphoglucosamine mutase, which yields MSDKRRYFGTDGVRGKVGQYPITPDFVLKLGWAAGRVLAKQGTKKVIIGKDTRISGYMLESALEAGLAAAGLKATFTGPMPTPAVAYLTQTFRAEAGIVISASHNPYYDNGIKFFSSEGTKLPDDIELAIEAELDKDIECVESSELGKATRLNDAAGRYIEFCKGTFPSELNLAKLKIVVDCAHGATYHIAPNVFKELGAEVVAMGVEPNGTNINDEVGATDVRALQKRVVEEQAHLGLAFDGDGDRIIMVDHLGNKVDGDQIAYIIARDALRRGELKGGVVGTLMTNLGMENGLKQLGIPFVRAAVGDRYVMEQLLAKGWKIGAENSGHVILLDKVTTGDAIVAALQVLASVVGSDMSLHDLSQGMTLYPQVLENVRFSGDSNPLEAQAVLDSVAEVEAVLGEKGRVLLRKSGTEPLLRVMVEGEDAELVQASALKIADAVKANC from the coding sequence ATGTCTGATAAAAGACGTTACTTTGGTACAGATGGTGTACGTGGAAAAGTTGGACAATACCCAATTACACCAGATTTCGTACTTAAGCTTGGCTGGGCGGCTGGTCGTGTACTAGCAAAACAAGGCACAAAAAAGGTTATTATCGGTAAAGATACCCGTATCTCTGGTTACATGCTTGAATCTGCTCTAGAAGCGGGTCTTGCCGCGGCGGGTCTAAAAGCGACCTTTACCGGTCCAATGCCGACACCTGCAGTGGCATACTTAACTCAAACGTTTCGCGCAGAGGCGGGGATTGTGATTTCTGCTTCACACAATCCATACTATGATAATGGCATCAAGTTCTTCTCATCAGAGGGTACGAAACTGCCTGATGATATCGAGCTAGCGATTGAAGCTGAGCTAGACAAAGACATCGAATGTGTTGAATCATCTGAGCTTGGTAAAGCAACGCGTCTAAATGACGCAGCGGGTCGCTACATTGAATTTTGTAAGGGAACCTTTCCATCAGAGCTTAACCTAGCAAAACTGAAGATTGTTGTAGATTGCGCGCATGGTGCGACATACCACATCGCTCCTAACGTATTTAAAGAGTTAGGTGCTGAAGTCGTGGCCATGGGTGTAGAGCCGAATGGCACTAACATCAATGATGAAGTTGGCGCGACAGATGTACGTGCGTTACAAAAACGCGTTGTTGAAGAGCAAGCTCATCTAGGCCTTGCATTTGATGGCGACGGCGACCGTATCATTATGGTTGACCATCTTGGTAATAAGGTCGATGGCGACCAAATCGCTTACATCATTGCGCGTGATGCATTGCGTCGTGGCGAGCTAAAAGGCGGTGTAGTGGGTACGTTGATGACCAACTTGGGCATGGAAAATGGTTTAAAACAGTTGGGTATTCCATTTGTACGTGCAGCTGTTGGTGACCGCTATGTGATGGAACAGCTGTTGGCAAAAGGTTGGAAGATCGGAGCAGAAAACTCAGGTCATGTTATTTTGTTAGATAAAGTGACAACCGGTGATGCAATTGTAGCTGCACTTCAAGTTCTCGCTTCTGTTGTTGGTAGTGATATGTCCTTGCACGATTTGTCTCAAGGCATGACGCTTTATCCACAGGTACTTGAGAATGTACGTTTTTCAGGTGATAGCAATCCACTGGAAGCTCAAGCAGTTTTAGACTCTGTCGCAGAAGTGGAAGCTGTACTCGGTGAGAAAGGGCGAGTACTTCTTCGTAAATCAGGTACTGAGCCACTTCTTCGTGTGATGGTAGAGGGTGAAGACGCTGAGCTGGTACAGGCGTCAGCGCTAAAAATCGCAGACGCTGTTAAAGCAAACTGCTAA
- the rlmE gene encoding 23S rRNA (uridine(2552)-2'-O)-methyltransferase RlmE produces MSKQKHSASSGRWLKEHFDDKYANEARKKGYRSRAYFKIDEIQTKDKLLKPGMTVVDLGAAPGGWSQYAAKIVGDNGQIIACDLLPMDPIAGVSFLQGDFRDDAVLEALLDRIQPSMVDVVMSDMAPNIAGNNSVDQPRAMYLVELALDMCRQVLAPNGSFVVKVFQGEGFDEYVKEVRNMFKAVKIRKPDSSRARSREVFVVATGYKG; encoded by the coding sequence ATGAGTAAACAAAAACATTCAGCGAGTTCTGGTCGTTGGTTGAAAGAACACTTTGATGATAAATACGCAAATGAAGCTCGTAAAAAAGGTTATCGTTCGCGTGCTTACTTCAAAATTGATGAAATCCAAACGAAAGATAAACTGTTGAAACCAGGGATGACCGTAGTCGATCTAGGTGCAGCACCAGGAGGATGGTCTCAATATGCTGCTAAGATTGTAGGTGACAATGGTCAAATCATTGCATGTGACTTGTTGCCAATGGATCCTATCGCTGGTGTAAGTTTCTTGCAGGGTGACTTTCGTGACGATGCAGTGCTAGAGGCTTTATTAGACAGAATCCAACCATCCATGGTTGATGTTGTAATGTCTGATATGGCACCTAATATTGCGGGTAACAACTCAGTTGATCAGCCACGCGCTATGTATTTAGTTGAATTAGCTTTAGATATGTGTCGACAAGTTCTAGCACCTAATGGTAGCTTTGTCGTAAAGGTTTTCCAGGGTGAAGGCTTCGACGAGTACGTTAAAGAAGTCCGAAACATGTTTAAAGCCGTAAAAATCAGAAAACCCGACTCATCGCGAGCTCGCTCACGAGAAGTCTTTGTTGTAGCCACTGGTTACAAAGGTTAA
- a CDS encoding porin: MKKTLIALSVSAAAIATGVNAAELYNQDGTSLEMGGRAEARLSMKDGDAADKSRIRLNFLGTQAINDNLYGVGFWEGEFTTADKGVVDSGSNNLDTRYAYAGLGGAFGEVTYGKNDGALGVITDFTDIMAYAGNTAADKLAVADRADNMLAYKGQFENLAVKASYRFADREIVDPNTPEAKYTDNGEDGYSLSAIYALADTGINLGAGYADQGDANEYMLAASYTISDLYFAGVFTDGEKAKKDGDYTGYELAGAYTLGQTVFTTTYNNAETNNETSANNFAVDASYYFQPNFRGYVSYNFNLIDSGDTLGKVGGNTKASKVDAEDELALGLRYDF, from the coding sequence ATGAAAAAGACTCTAATTGCTCTTTCTGTATCTGCAGCAGCTATTGCAACAGGTGTTAACGCAGCGGAACTTTACAACCAAGATGGCACTTCTCTAGAGATGGGTGGTCGTGCTGAAGCTCGTCTATCTATGAAAGATGGCGATGCAGCAGACAAATCTCGTATCCGTCTAAACTTCCTTGGTACTCAAGCAATCAACGACAACCTATACGGTGTTGGTTTCTGGGAAGGTGAGTTCACTACAGCTGATAAAGGTGTAGTAGATAGCGGCAGCAACAATCTAGACACTCGTTACGCATACGCTGGTCTTGGTGGCGCATTCGGTGAAGTAACTTACGGTAAAAACGATGGCGCACTAGGTGTTATCACAGACTTCACAGATATCATGGCTTACGCAGGCAACACTGCAGCAGACAAACTGGCAGTCGCTGACCGTGCAGACAACATGCTTGCATACAAAGGCCAATTCGAAAACCTAGCAGTTAAAGCAAGCTACCGCTTTGCTGACCGTGAGATCGTTGATCCAAACACTCCTGAAGCTAAATACACTGACAACGGTGAAGATGGCTACTCACTATCTGCTATTTATGCGTTAGCTGACACTGGTATTAACCTAGGTGCAGGTTACGCAGACCAAGGCGATGCAAATGAGTACATGCTAGCTGCATCTTACACTATCAGCGATCTATACTTCGCGGGTGTATTTACTGACGGCGAAAAAGCGAAAAAAGATGGCGATTACACAGGTTACGAACTAGCAGGTGCTTACACTCTAGGTCAAACGGTATTCACAACAACGTACAACAATGCAGAAACGAACAACGAAACATCTGCAAACAACTTCGCTGTTGATGCATCTTACTACTTCCAGCCTAACTTCCGTGGCTACGTATCGTACAACTTCAACCTAATCGACTCTGGCGATACTCTAGGTAAAGTTGGTGGTAACACTAAAGCATCTAAAGTTGACGCAGAAGACGAGCTAGCTCTAGGTCTACGTTACGACTTCTAA
- a CDS encoding magnesium transporter, translated as MTVMNNTFIETTPNFSEVEIGAARNAFLQYEQEQQLHLLTIMPIDEAVGILKHCSVGYVNSLIAQLEQAGFDKRARHYAHQLGLHISEVDTPDGYLSTSVLGHVKQRIGWIIALALLGIVSGLIIAQYEDTLSQLVLLAVYMPVIAAAGGNTGTQAATLVIRALATGELKKRQWLEVLWKESRVALFIALAISIVIVGRIMLFSGSQSTGGFALEDIALAIAVALFIQVTISTTLGGLLPIVARACKLDPAVLVSPVLASIVDISGMWIYFTVVNYFLGIA; from the coding sequence ATGACGGTAATGAACAACACTTTTATTGAAACAACACCAAATTTTTCAGAAGTCGAAATTGGTGCTGCTCGTAATGCGTTTTTGCAATATGAGCAAGAGCAGCAGCTACATTTACTGACCATCATGCCGATTGATGAGGCGGTCGGCATTTTGAAGCACTGCTCAGTTGGTTATGTAAACAGTCTTATTGCTCAACTTGAGCAAGCAGGATTTGATAAGCGAGCTCGGCACTATGCGCATCAACTAGGTTTGCATATTTCTGAAGTTGATACGCCAGACGGTTATCTTTCTACCAGTGTATTGGGGCATGTTAAGCAGCGTATTGGCTGGATCATCGCACTTGCATTGTTAGGGATCGTTTCAGGCCTTATTATCGCTCAGTATGAAGATACGCTAAGCCAGTTAGTTTTGTTGGCGGTTTACATGCCGGTGATCGCAGCCGCAGGTGGTAATACAGGAACACAAGCGGCAACGTTGGTGATTCGTGCTCTTGCAACGGGAGAGTTAAAGAAACGCCAATGGCTAGAAGTGCTTTGGAAAGAAAGCCGAGTTGCACTTTTCATTGCATTGGCGATCAGCATTGTGATTGTAGGGCGTATTATGCTGTTTAGCGGCAGTCAGTCTACAGGTGGTTTTGCACTTGAAGATATTGCCCTTGCCATTGCCGTTGCGCTGTTTATACAAGTGACGATATCCACAACACTTGGTGGTTTATTACCTATTGTGGCAAGAGCTTGTAAACTGGACCCAGCCGTATTAGTGAGTCCAGTATTGGCATCCATTGTGGATATATCTGGGATGTGGATTTACTTTACAGTGGTGAACTACTTCTTAGGTATCGCCTGA
- the erpA gene encoding iron-sulfur cluster insertion protein ErpA, translating into MSEVNVPLSFSDAAASRVKTLIAEEENPALKLRVYITGGGCSGFQYGFTFDENVNDGDTTIENSGVTLVVDPMSLQYLIGGVVDYTEGLEGARFFVNNPNATTTCGCGASFSV; encoded by the coding sequence GTGAGCGAAGTGAACGTACCATTATCTTTTTCTGATGCTGCTGCATCTCGCGTTAAGACGCTGATCGCAGAAGAAGAAAACCCAGCACTAAAATTGCGCGTATACATTACGGGTGGTGGCTGTAGCGGTTTCCAATACGGCTTTACTTTTGATGAAAATGTGAACGATGGGGATACAACAATCGAAAACAGTGGCGTAACACTGGTTGTTGACCCTATGAGCCTGCAATACCTTATTGGTGGCGTAGTTGATTACACTGAGGGTTTGGAAGGGGCGCGCTTCTTCGTCAATAACCCGAATGCAACAACCACTTGTGGTTGTGGTGCATCATTTAGCGTGTAA
- the ftsH gene encoding ATP-dependent zinc metalloprotease FtsH, translating into MAKNLILWLVIAVVLMSVFQSFGPGESNGRTVDYTTFVQEVGQGQIQEATFKDGEISFVRRGGGAKMVTYMPVYDQKLLDDLINQNVKVQGTPPEEQSLLGTIFISWFPMILLIGVWIFFMRQMQGGGGKGAMSFGKSKARMMSEEQIKTTFADVAGCDEAKEDVKELVDYLRDPSRFQKLGGKIPTGVLMVGPPGTGKTLLAKAIAGEAKVPFFTISGSDFVEMFVGVGASRVRDMFEQAKKAAPCIIFIDEIDAVGRQRGAGVGGGHDEREQTLNQMLVEMDGFEGNEGIIVIAATNRPDVLDPALLRPGRFDRQVVVGLPDVRGREQILKVHMRKVPLAGDVEPSLIARGTPGFSGADLANLVNEAALFAARGNKRNVSMVEFELAKDKIMMGAERRSMVMSEDVKESTAYHEAGHAVVGRLVPEHDPVYKVSIIPRGRALGVTMYLPEQDRVSMSRQHLESMISSLYGGRLAEELIYGADKVSTGASNDIERATEIARKMVTQWGFSEKLGPLLYAEDEGEVFLGRSVTQTKHMSDDTAKLIDDEVRNIIDRNYDRAKKILEDNMDIMHAMKDALMKYETIDAGQIDDLMERKTEIREPAGWGDNPSNKSDRDDTPKAQPEVKAEETEVEAEKPAEQPTSQEATSSDVPEKKDSE; encoded by the coding sequence ATGGCAAAAAATTTAATTCTGTGGCTTGTTATCGCTGTCGTGTTGATGTCGGTATTCCAGAGCTTTGGCCCTGGAGAGAGCAATGGCAGAACCGTGGATTACACCACGTTTGTACAGGAAGTTGGCCAAGGCCAGATTCAAGAAGCAACTTTTAAAGACGGTGAAATTAGTTTCGTTCGTCGTGGTGGTGGTGCCAAAATGGTCACCTACATGCCAGTGTACGATCAGAAGCTTCTAGATGATCTAATTAACCAAAATGTAAAAGTACAAGGTACGCCTCCTGAAGAGCAGAGCTTACTTGGTACTATCTTCATCTCTTGGTTCCCAATGATCTTACTGATTGGTGTGTGGATTTTCTTCATGCGTCAAATGCAAGGCGGCGGCGGTAAAGGCGCTATGTCTTTCGGTAAGAGTAAAGCTCGTATGATGAGCGAAGAACAAATCAAGACAACTTTTGCGGACGTTGCAGGCTGTGATGAAGCAAAAGAAGATGTTAAAGAACTGGTTGATTACCTACGCGATCCAAGCCGCTTCCAAAAGCTGGGTGGTAAGATCCCGACAGGTGTTCTAATGGTCGGTCCCCCAGGTACTGGTAAAACGCTTTTAGCGAAAGCCATTGCTGGTGAGGCAAAAGTACCGTTCTTTACTATCTCTGGTTCTGACTTTGTAGAAATGTTCGTGGGTGTTGGTGCATCTCGTGTGCGTGACATGTTCGAACAAGCAAAGAAAGCGGCACCTTGTATCATCTTTATCGATGAAATTGATGCGGTAGGTCGCCAACGTGGCGCAGGTGTTGGTGGTGGTCACGATGAGCGTGAACAAACACTAAACCAAATGCTGGTAGAGATGGATGGTTTCGAGGGTAACGAGGGTATCATTGTTATCGCTGCAACCAACCGTCCAGACGTCTTGGACCCTGCATTGTTACGTCCGGGTCGTTTTGACCGCCAAGTTGTTGTTGGCCTACCAGATGTACGTGGTCGTGAGCAGATTCTTAAAGTTCATATGCGTAAAGTACCTCTAGCGGGTGATGTAGAACCATCACTAATTGCTCGTGGTACACCGGGTTTCTCTGGTGCTGACCTTGCTAACTTAGTTAACGAAGCCGCACTGTTTGCTGCTCGTGGTAACAAACGCAACGTATCAATGGTTGAGTTTGAGTTAGCGAAAGACAAAATCATGATGGGTGCAGAGCGCCGCTCAATGGTGATGTCGGAAGACGTAAAAGAGTCAACGGCTTACCATGAAGCAGGTCACGCGGTTGTTGGTCGTCTAGTACCTGAGCATGATCCAGTGTACAAAGTGTCGATCATTCCACGCGGTCGTGCGCTAGGTGTCACTATGTACTTGCCAGAACAAGATCGTGTAAGTATGTCGCGTCAACACCTAGAGTCTATGATTTCTAGTTTGTACGGCGGCCGCTTAGCTGAAGAACTGATCTATGGTGCTGATAAAGTCTCAACAGGTGCTTCTAATGATATTGAGCGTGCGACAGAAATCGCGCGTAAGATGGTAACACAATGGGGCTTCTCAGAAAAACTTGGTCCTCTTCTTTACGCAGAAGACGAAGGTGAGGTGTTCTTAGGTCGTAGTGTGACTCAGACGAAACATATGTCTGATGACACGGCGAAGCTTATTGATGATGAAGTTCGTAATATCATCGATCGCAACTATGACCGTGCGAAGAAAATCTTGGAAGATAACATGGATATCATGCATGCGATGAAAGACGCGCTAATGAAGTATGAAACCATTGATGCTGGCCAGATTGATGACCTGATGGAACGCAAAACTGAGATTCGTGAACCAGCTGGCTGGGGGGATAACCCAAGCAATAAGTCTGATCGCGATGATACGCCAAAAGCGCAACCTGAAGTAAAAGCTGAAGAAACAGAGGTTGAGGCAGAAAAACCTGCTGAACAACCAACTTCTCAAGAAGCTACTTCTAGCGACGTTCCAGAAAAGAAAGATTCAGAATAA
- the tyrS gene encoding tyrosine--tRNA ligase — MASIEAALAEIKRGVEELIPEEELIAKLKEGRPLRIKLGADPTAPDIHLGHTVIFNKLRLFQELGHEVTFLIGDFTAMVGDPTGKNTTRPPLSREDVLRNAETYKEQVFKILDPAKTKIQFNSEWLSELGAEGMIRLAANQTVARMLERDDFKKRYAGGQPIAIHEFMYPLLQGWDSVAMETDVELGGTDQKFNLLMGRELQKSHGQKPQVVLMMPLLVGLDGEKKMSKSSGNYIGISEAPSEMFGKIMSISDDLMWSYYELLSFRPLEEIAQFKADVEAGKNPRDVKVLLAKEIIARFHSEADADAAEQEFVNRFAKNQIPDEMPEFDFDAGTPVANLLKEAGLCASTSEAMRMVKQGAAKMEGEKVADAKFAPEAGTYVFQVGKRKFARITIK; from the coding sequence ATGGCGAGCATTGAAGCTGCATTAGCCGAGATTAAGCGCGGTGTTGAAGAGCTGATTCCAGAAGAAGAGCTGATCGCAAAACTAAAAGAAGGCCGTCCTCTACGTATTAAGTTAGGTGCCGATCCAACAGCACCTGATATCCACCTAGGCCATACGGTTATTTTCAATAAGCTTCGCTTGTTCCAAGAACTAGGTCATGAAGTGACGTTCCTAATCGGTGACTTCACTGCAATGGTAGGTGATCCAACAGGCAAAAACACGACTCGCCCACCGCTAAGTCGTGAAGATGTTCTACGCAACGCAGAAACGTACAAAGAGCAAGTCTTTAAGATTCTTGATCCAGCTAAGACTAAAATTCAGTTCAACTCTGAATGGCTATCTGAGCTTGGTGCAGAGGGTATGATCCGTCTTGCTGCTAACCAAACCGTTGCTCGTATGCTTGAACGTGATGACTTTAAAAAGCGTTACGCAGGTGGTCAACCAATCGCAATTCACGAATTCATGTACCCGCTATTGCAAGGTTGGGATTCTGTCGCGATGGAAACGGACGTAGAGCTTGGTGGTACAGACCAGAAGTTCAACCTCCTAATGGGTCGTGAACTGCAAAAATCTCACGGTCAAAAACCTCAAGTTGTACTAATGATGCCACTTCTAGTTGGTCTAGATGGCGAGAAGAAGATGTCTAAATCTTCAGGCAACTACATCGGTATCAGCGAAGCACCAAGTGAAATGTTTGGTAAGATCATGTCTATTTCAGACGATCTAATGTGGAGCTACTACGAGCTACTGTCATTCCGTCCTCTGGAAGAAATTGCACAGTTCAAAGCCGACGTGGAAGCAGGTAAGAACCCTCGCGATGTTAAAGTGCTGCTAGCAAAAGAAATTATTGCTCGCTTCCATAGTGAAGCAGACGCGGATGCGGCTGAGCAAGAATTCGTGAACCGTTTTGCCAAGAATCAAATTCCTGATGAAATGCCAGAGTTTGATTTCGATGCGGGCACACCAGTAGCAAACCTACTGAAAGAAGCGGGCCTATGTGCTTCTACTTCTGAAGCAATGCGCATGGTTAAGCAAGGCGCAGCGAAGATGGAAGGCGAAAAAGTTGCAGATGCGAAGTTCGCTCCTGAAGCAGGCACTTACGTATTCCAAGTGGGTAAACGTAAATTCGCTCGTATTACTATTAAGTAA